The Halobacterium sp. CBA1132 genome has a segment encoding these proteins:
- a CDS encoding translation initiation factor IF-5A, translating to MAKEQTEVRELQEGNYVMIEDTPCQINAYSTAKPGKHGSAKARVEAEGVFDGKKRSFSQPVDAKVWVPIIERKQGQVVSIESETVAQVMDLDTYETVTMQIPADLDLSADDNIEFLEFEDKRKILQ from the coding sequence ATGGCGAAAGAGCAGACCGAAGTCCGGGAACTGCAGGAAGGCAACTACGTCATGATCGAGGACACGCCGTGTCAGATCAACGCCTACAGCACCGCCAAGCCCGGCAAGCACGGGAGCGCGAAGGCCCGCGTCGAGGCCGAGGGCGTCTTCGACGGGAAGAAGCGCAGTTTCAGTCAGCCCGTCGACGCGAAGGTCTGGGTCCCCATCATCGAGCGAAAGCAGGGGCAGGTCGTCTCGATCGAGTCCGAGACGGTCGCGCAGGTCATGGACCTCGACACCTACGAGACCGTGACGATGCAGATTCCCGCCGACCTCGACCTCTCGGCGGACGACAACATCGAGTTCCTCGAGTTCGAGGACAAGCGGAAGATTCTCCAGTAA
- the speB gene encoding agmatinase: MFPGASPADESADAPFADADYVAVGAPLDASTSFRPGARFGPDRIRKFARTFEDFHPATGTHFSELRVADHGDVHAWHDTAEYLDYLEGVLTDVHWADAVPVVLGGEHTVSVAGVRAADPDTFVALDAHLDLREELGGDALSHSTVTRHALDVADEAIVVGARSGNEAEWERAAESDVTVVRPDDAANWTPDVEGSVYLSVDIDAADPAYAPGTGTPEPFGLDSATMRDLVRALAPQSVAFDVVEVNDRDDGQAATLAAKLLREFIHTHADA, encoded by the coding sequence ATGTTCCCCGGCGCCAGCCCCGCCGACGAGTCCGCGGACGCGCCGTTCGCCGACGCGGACTACGTCGCCGTGGGCGCGCCGCTGGACGCTTCTACGTCGTTCCGTCCGGGCGCGCGTTTCGGCCCGGACCGCATCAGGAAGTTCGCTCGCACGTTCGAGGACTTCCACCCCGCGACGGGGACACACTTCTCCGAGCTACGGGTCGCCGACCACGGCGACGTCCACGCGTGGCACGACACCGCGGAGTACCTCGACTACCTCGAAGGCGTCCTGACTGACGTCCACTGGGCGGACGCCGTGCCGGTCGTGCTGGGCGGCGAACACACCGTCTCCGTGGCGGGCGTGCGCGCCGCCGACCCCGACACGTTCGTCGCGCTGGACGCCCACCTCGACCTCCGCGAGGAACTGGGCGGCGACGCGCTGAGTCACTCGACGGTCACCCGCCACGCGCTCGACGTCGCCGACGAAGCAATCGTCGTGGGCGCGCGCTCGGGCAACGAAGCCGAGTGGGAACGCGCCGCCGAGAGTGATGTTACGGTTGTGCGTCCCGACGACGCGGCCAACTGGACGCCCGACGTGGAGGGGTCTGTCTATCTCTCAGTGGACATCGACGCCGCCGACCCCGCGTACGCACCGGGGACGGGGACGCCGGAGCCGTTCGGCCTCGACTCCGCGACGATGCGCGACCTCGTTCGCGCGCTCGCCCCGCAGTCAGTCGCGTTCGACGTCGTGGAGGTCAACGACCGCGACGACGGACAGGCCGCCACGCTCGCGGCGAAACTCCTCCGGGAGTTCATACACACCCACGCCGACGCGTAG
- a CDS encoding Nif3-like dinuclear metal center hexameric protein, with protein MDLSDIVAKYDQRLRVDDYEDAATNGLQVGPGEADVERVAFAVDAATATIEEAVEWGADLLVVHHGIVWGGIDAVTGREYDRVQALLDGDCALYAAHLPLDGHAELGNAARLADLLGLENRAPFGAHAGEHLGSRGTAPSGFTTDELAATLDDELDPEGGVQVLDFGPETLEEVAVLTGSGADWIREAEADGVDAFVTGEGKQKLYHEAREAGISVFLAGHYATETLGVRALQSVADDWGVGTTFVDHPTGL; from the coding sequence ATGGACCTCTCGGACATCGTCGCGAAGTACGACCAGCGACTGCGCGTCGACGACTACGAGGACGCCGCCACGAACGGCCTGCAGGTCGGCCCCGGCGAGGCCGACGTGGAGCGAGTGGCGTTCGCGGTGGACGCCGCGACAGCGACCATCGAGGAAGCCGTCGAGTGGGGCGCGGACCTCTTGGTCGTCCACCACGGCATCGTCTGGGGCGGCATCGACGCGGTGACCGGCCGCGAATACGACCGCGTGCAGGCGCTGCTGGACGGCGACTGCGCGCTGTACGCGGCCCATCTCCCGCTGGACGGCCACGCGGAACTCGGGAACGCCGCGCGGCTCGCCGACCTGCTCGGGCTGGAGAACCGCGCGCCGTTCGGCGCGCACGCCGGCGAACACCTCGGGTCGCGGGGGACCGCACCGTCGGGGTTCACGACGGACGAACTCGCGGCCACCCTCGACGACGAACTCGACCCCGAGGGCGGTGTGCAAGTGCTCGACTTCGGCCCCGAAACCCTCGAAGAAGTCGCGGTACTCACGGGCAGCGGCGCGGACTGGATTCGGGAGGCCGAGGCCGACGGCGTGGACGCGTTCGTCACCGGCGAGGGCAAGCAGAAGCTCTACCACGAAGCCCGGGAAGCCGGCATCTCTGTGTTCCTCGCGGGCCACTACGCGACGGAGACGCTGGGCGTGCGCGCGCTCCAGTCGGTGGCCGACGACTGGGGCGTCGGGACGACGTTCGTCGACCACCCGACCGGGCTCTGA